A genomic stretch from Cellulomonas sp. KRMCY2 includes:
- a CDS encoding NADP-dependent oxidoreductase: MRAIAYTRFGGPDVLQLVELPTPKVGPDSVLVRVRAASVNPVDWMVRQGYLDPLMDVVFPVVPGWDVAGVVEQVGLDAPELAVGDEVIGYVRRDVVHGGTTAELVAAPVRTLARKPASLSWEQAAALPLAGLTAYQTLRRLGVHEGDTVLVHNAAGGVGSFAVQIARAFGARVIGTASAGRHEYVRGLGGEPVPYGDAMVAAVRALAPAGVDVVLDLAGGGVVATTPDVGTADVRLGSVADGDVAQYGGTYLWVRPDAADLAALGDLVERGLLRVELARTFPLEETAAAHELVASGHVQGKVVIRVS; encoded by the coding sequence ATGAGAGCCATCGCCTACACCCGCTTCGGCGGCCCCGACGTCCTGCAGCTCGTGGAGCTGCCCACCCCCAAGGTCGGTCCTGACTCCGTCCTGGTCCGGGTCCGCGCGGCCTCGGTCAACCCGGTCGACTGGATGGTGCGCCAGGGGTATCTCGATCCGCTGATGGACGTCGTCTTCCCGGTGGTGCCGGGCTGGGACGTCGCGGGGGTCGTCGAGCAGGTCGGCCTGGACGCACCCGAGCTCGCCGTCGGTGACGAGGTCATCGGCTACGTGCGCAGGGACGTCGTGCACGGCGGCACGACGGCGGAGCTCGTCGCCGCGCCGGTGCGGACCCTCGCCCGCAAGCCGGCATCACTGTCCTGGGAGCAGGCGGCCGCCCTGCCGCTCGCCGGGCTGACGGCGTACCAGACGCTGCGGCGGCTCGGCGTCCATGAGGGCGACACGGTGCTCGTGCACAACGCCGCCGGTGGCGTCGGGAGCTTCGCCGTGCAGATCGCCCGGGCCTTCGGCGCGCGCGTCATCGGCACGGCCTCGGCGGGCAGGCACGAGTACGTGCGCGGGCTCGGCGGGGAGCCGGTGCCCTACGGCGACGCGATGGTGGCCGCGGTCCGAGCACTCGCACCCGCCGGGGTCGACGTCGTGCTCGACCTCGCCGGCGGCGGCGTCGTCGCGACCACCCCCGACGTGGGGACGGCCGATGTGCGGCTCGGATCCGTGGCCGACGGAGACGTTGCGCAGTACGGCGGCACGTACCTATGGGTCCGGCCCGACGCGGCCGACCTCGCGGCGCTTGGCGACCTCGTCGAGCGGGGCCTGCTCCGGGTCGAGCTGGCCAGGACCTTCCCGCTCGAGGAGACCGCTGCCGCGCACGAGCTCGTCGCGTCGGGGCACGTCCAGGGGAAGGTCGTCATCCGGGTGTCCTGA
- a CDS encoding magnesium and cobalt transport protein CorA: MTIVDNAVYVKGRRTANPASLEETYEVLRERQGMAWIGLYRPEVAELRSVAQEFDLHHLSVEDAIAAHQRPKLDRYGTTLFAVLRPARYLDAVEKVEFGELHVFVGPDFVVTVRHAEAPDLVRVRQRLEERPALLALGPEAVLYAIFDEVVDEYEPVVMGLENDIDEIEDQLFDGDPAVSRRIYELSREVIELQRATHPLIPMLEALQHGFDKYEVGLELQRSLRDVHDHAIRIVDRVDSFRSLLQNALTVQTALIAQRQNEETRLLTEASLVQNEEVKKISSWAAILFAPTLVGTVYGMNFDHMPELHWLLGYPLALSLMLAMSVTLYTVFKRRGWL; this comes from the coding sequence ATGACGATCGTCGACAACGCGGTGTACGTGAAGGGCCGGCGCACGGCGAACCCGGCCAGCCTCGAGGAGACCTACGAGGTGCTGCGCGAGCGGCAGGGCATGGCCTGGATCGGGCTGTACCGCCCCGAGGTGGCCGAGCTGCGGTCGGTGGCGCAAGAGTTCGACCTGCACCACCTGTCCGTCGAGGATGCGATCGCCGCCCACCAGCGGCCCAAGCTCGACCGCTACGGCACCACCCTGTTCGCGGTGCTGCGCCCTGCGCGCTACCTGGACGCCGTCGAGAAGGTGGAGTTCGGCGAGCTGCACGTGTTCGTCGGACCCGACTTCGTCGTCACGGTCCGGCACGCCGAGGCCCCGGACCTCGTCCGGGTGCGCCAACGGCTGGAGGAGCGGCCGGCGCTGCTGGCCCTGGGCCCGGAGGCCGTGCTGTATGCGATCTTCGACGAGGTCGTCGACGAGTACGAGCCGGTCGTCATGGGCCTCGAGAACGACATCGACGAGATCGAGGACCAGCTGTTCGACGGCGATCCGGCGGTGTCACGGCGCATCTACGAGCTCTCGCGCGAGGTGATCGAGCTCCAGCGGGCGACCCATCCGCTGATCCCGATGCTCGAGGCGCTGCAGCACGGCTTCGACAAGTACGAGGTCGGTCTGGAGCTGCAGCGCTCGTTGCGCGACGTCCACGACCACGCCATCCGGATCGTCGATCGGGTGGACTCGTTCCGGTCGCTGCTGCAGAACGCCCTGACCGTCCAGACCGCACTGATCGCGCAGCGGCAGAACGAGGAGACCCGCCTGCTCACCGAGGCCAGCCTCGTGCAGAACGAGGAGGTCAAGAAGATCTCCTCGTGGGCGGCGATCCTGTTCGCGCCGACCCTGGTCGGGACCGTCTACGGCATGAACTTCGACCACATGCCGGAGCTGCACTGGCTGCTCGGGTATCCCCTGGCGCTGAGCCTGATGCTCGCCATGTCCGTCACGTTGTACACGGTGTTCAAGCGACGCGGCTGGCTGTAG
- a CDS encoding GntR family transcriptional regulator, with product MSSSDDVLLARLRAMVARQDMRPGDRLGDERSLAVALGVPRTQLRRALERLEGDGTIRRTIGRAGGVVVADGRVERNLNTVEGLPDIARYQGVHLETRLLRVELTGAGAREQRLLQLPDGAAVHRIIRLRFADGRPLSLETSELPADLFPGLGTQDLRSLYRTLHAVYDVTPVYSDETLELAVADAVQGDHLQVAPGTPLIHIRRTATCSTGRPIEIADELFVGDRMRFHLRKYGHVRSDRHELTSAPDELTSAHHGGHE from the coding sequence ATGAGCAGCTCCGACGACGTCCTGCTGGCCCGCCTGCGGGCCATGGTCGCCCGGCAGGACATGCGTCCGGGCGACCGGCTCGGCGACGAGCGCAGCCTCGCCGTGGCGCTCGGGGTGCCACGGACCCAGCTGCGCCGGGCGCTCGAACGGCTCGAGGGGGACGGGACGATCCGCCGCACGATCGGGCGTGCGGGTGGCGTCGTGGTCGCCGACGGCCGCGTGGAACGGAACCTCAACACCGTCGAGGGTCTGCCGGACATCGCCCGGTACCAGGGGGTGCACCTGGAGACCCGGCTGCTGCGGGTCGAGCTCACCGGTGCCGGCGCCCGTGAGCAGCGCCTGCTGCAGCTGCCCGACGGCGCCGCGGTGCACCGGATCATCCGGCTGCGGTTCGCGGACGGTCGACCGCTGTCGCTGGAGACGTCCGAGCTACCGGCCGACCTCTTCCCCGGTCTCGGGACCCAGGACCTCCGCTCGCTGTACCGCACCCTGCACGCCGTCTACGACGTCACCCCGGTCTACAGCGACGAGACGCTCGAGCTCGCGGTCGCCGACGCCGTCCAGGGCGATCACCTGCAGGTCGCGCCGGGCACGCCGCTCATCCACATCCGCCGCACGGCCACGTGCTCGACCGGACGACCGATCGAGATCGCCGACGAGCTGTTCGTCGGGGACCGCATGCGGTTCCACCTGCGCAAGTACGGCCACGTCAGATCCGACCGCCACGAGCTCACATCCGCACCCGACGAGCTCACATCCGCACACCACGGAGGACACGAATGA
- a CDS encoding PadR family transcriptional regulator translates to MNHHDHHHHTPANRPTPPDRGERNFLPEWPDGDGAPPFGRGRGGPRGHRGGPGPDGPWGGGRRGRGPRARGDVRAAILLLLEEQPRHGYELIQEIAERSSGAWSPSPGSIYPTLQVLEDEGLVTIESVEGRRTASLTTEGAAYVSENRERLGTPWTSPQGDHGPALALRQEIMALKDAAVQMARVGTAAQHTAAAAVLVTARKELYRILAEDTQPRP, encoded by the coding sequence ATGAACCACCACGATCATCACCACCACACCCCCGCCAACCGCCCCACCCCACCGGACCGCGGCGAGCGCAACTTCCTGCCCGAGTGGCCCGACGGCGACGGCGCACCACCGTTCGGCCGCGGCCGGGGCGGCCCACGTGGTCACCGCGGTGGGCCCGGACCCGACGGTCCCTGGGGCGGCGGCCGACGCGGTCGCGGCCCGCGAGCGCGCGGCGACGTCCGGGCCGCGATCCTGCTGCTGCTCGAGGAGCAGCCGCGGCACGGCTACGAGCTGATCCAGGAGATCGCCGAGCGCAGCTCGGGTGCCTGGTCGCCGAGCCCCGGCTCGATCTACCCGACGCTCCAGGTGCTCGAGGACGAGGGCCTGGTCACGATCGAGTCCGTCGAGGGTCGCCGGACCGCCTCGCTGACCACCGAAGGGGCCGCATACGTCAGCGAGAACCGTGAACGGCTCGGCACGCCGTGGACCTCGCCGCAGGGCGACCACGGCCCCGCCCTCGCCCTGCGCCAGGAGATCATGGCCCTGAAGGATGCGGCCGTCCAGATGGCCCGCGTCGGCACCGCCGCCCAGCACACGGCCGCCGCCGCCGTCCTGGTCACCGCCCGCAAGGAGCTGTACCGCATCCTCGCCGAGGACACCCAGCCGCGACCGTGA
- a CDS encoding amino acid permease has translation MTAPSTISASGVTYVSADQSYFDKRGLKRSAGFWGLWGIGIAAVISGDFSGWNFGIGTAGWGGFLVATGLVTVMYFGMLFSIGEMSAAMPHTGGAYSFARAAMGPWGGFVTGLAETVEYVMTTAVVVYFSGQYADSITTALFEVSLPAWVWWLIIYGVFLALNTVGAAISFTFAIVVSIISLLVLVIFAGMAIASSSLDLGALFDIVPDPGQTTFLPHGIGAVFFAMPFAMWLFLGIEELPLAAEEAHTPAKDIPRAGLWGMVTLVVTAAIVVVLNPAVMGSAALGGSGEPLLDGFRTMLPDSDIAAVLSGFALVGLLASTQGIMFAYGRNIYSLSRAGYYPKALSLTGAAKTPWVALLVGGLIGFLALLLVDYGAASAGSIVLNIAVWGAVVAYLLQMASFVVLRRKHPDAARPYVSPVGVPGAVVAGLLALMVFVGVMLNPDYRPAITAIAVVFVGGLALFALWGRKRLILSPEEEYALGGGMGTPGRLLDDPATSGSAPAGRLEELSRG, from the coding sequence ATGACCGCACCCAGCACGATCAGCGCCTCGGGCGTGACGTACGTCAGCGCCGACCAGTCGTACTTCGACAAGCGCGGCCTCAAACGATCGGCGGGCTTCTGGGGCCTGTGGGGCATCGGGATCGCCGCGGTCATCTCCGGCGACTTCTCCGGCTGGAACTTCGGCATCGGCACGGCCGGCTGGGGCGGGTTCCTCGTCGCGACGGGGCTGGTCACCGTCATGTACTTCGGCATGCTGTTCAGCATCGGCGAGATGTCCGCCGCGATGCCGCACACCGGCGGCGCCTACTCCTTCGCCCGGGCGGCGATGGGTCCGTGGGGAGGCTTCGTCACGGGCCTGGCCGAGACGGTCGAGTACGTCATGACGACCGCGGTCGTCGTCTACTTCTCGGGTCAGTACGCGGACTCGATCACCACGGCCCTGTTCGAGGTGTCACTGCCCGCATGGGTGTGGTGGCTGATCATCTACGGGGTCTTCCTCGCCCTGAACACCGTCGGTGCCGCGATCTCCTTCACGTTCGCGATCGTCGTCTCGATCATCTCCCTGCTCGTCCTGGTGATCTTCGCCGGGATGGCGATCGCCTCGAGCTCGCTGGACCTCGGCGCGCTCTTCGACATCGTGCCGGATCCAGGGCAGACGACCTTCCTGCCGCACGGGATCGGTGCGGTGTTCTTCGCGATGCCCTTCGCGATGTGGCTGTTCCTCGGCATCGAGGAGCTCCCGCTGGCCGCCGAGGAGGCGCACACCCCGGCCAAGGACATCCCGCGGGCGGGTCTGTGGGGCATGGTCACACTGGTCGTCACCGCGGCGATCGTCGTGGTGCTCAACCCGGCAGTGATGGGCTCCGCGGCGCTCGGCGGGTCCGGCGAGCCGCTCCTCGACGGGTTCCGCACCATGCTGCCGGACAGCGACATCGCGGCGGTCCTCTCGGGGTTCGCCCTGGTGGGCCTGCTCGCCTCGACCCAGGGCATCATGTTCGCCTACGGCCGCAACATCTACTCGCTCTCCCGGGCCGGGTACTACCCCAAGGCGCTGTCCCTGACCGGCGCCGCCAAGACGCCCTGGGTCGCCCTGCTCGTCGGCGGGCTGATCGGGTTCCTCGCGCTCCTGCTGGTCGACTACGGCGCGGCGTCGGCGGGCAGCATCGTGCTGAACATCGCCGTGTGGGGTGCGGTCGTCGCGTACCTGCTGCAGATGGCGTCCTTCGTCGTGCTGCGTCGCAAGCACCCCGACGCGGCACGGCCCTATGTGAGCCCGGTGGGCGTCCCGGGTGCCGTGGTGGCCGGGCTGCTCGCGCTCATGGTGTTCGTCGGCGTCATGCTCAACCCCGACTACCGGCCGGCGATCACTGCGATCGCCGTGGTGTTCGTCGGTGGGCTCGCGCTGTTCGCCCTGTGGGGGCGCAAGCGTCTGATCCTGTCCCCCGAGGAGGAGTACGCGCTCGGCGGCGGGATGGGGACGCCGGGTCGGCTCCTCGACGATCCGGCCACGTCCGGGTCAGCGCCGGCCGGGAGGCTCGAGGAGCTGTCGCGGGGCTGA
- a CDS encoding nucleotide pyrophosphohydrolase, translating into MAQTPEPQLDELTRLMREFTHARDWAQFQDPKSLVLALVGEVGELAELFQWIPADGAVAHFADPARRARAGEEIADVLLYLLRLADVLGIDVMDAARAKQAAARERFPVDQVRGAAPEKA; encoded by the coding sequence GTGGCCCAGACCCCCGAACCCCAGCTCGACGAGCTCACCCGCCTGATGCGCGAGTTCACCCACGCGCGCGACTGGGCTCAGTTCCAGGACCCGAAGTCGCTGGTCCTCGCCCTGGTCGGCGAGGTGGGTGAGCTCGCCGAGCTCTTCCAGTGGATCCCGGCCGACGGCGCCGTCGCGCACTTCGCCGACCCGGCGCGTCGCGCGCGGGCCGGCGAGGAGATCGCTGACGTGCTGCTCTACCTGCTGCGGCTGGCCGACGTGCTCGGCATCGACGTCATGGACGCGGCGCGGGCGAAGCAGGCCGCTGCGCGGGAGAGGTTCCCGGTGGATCAGGTGCGTGGGGCGGCGCCGGAGAAGGCCTGA
- a CDS encoding sensor histidine kinase produces the protein MARSARAELRSRRPPAVVGLLGRVRIPVRDRRFWLIQVLVLSIVATHLLLEREPHLAAESQFYLLSVSILLAPVVYAGMRFGVRGALPTTIWALMLSAPEIYGHRTETRVGILVQFAIVFMIAFIVGLRTDRERAAAGATERANARLSRINATASAVTHSLDLDRVLNETLRAKLDRSTRQVTWIRLLPGRDSPEVTVIAASQVAVPSELEPVQSALTSAACVSGQVERVSVPGLAARSAAAPLISDGTVVGALGVTYLNEPIPPDEYRVLEAVATQLGTALSNIRHHASTREALVALSIANEDLETYIELATEAQEEERKRLSRELHDDTMQSLVLTLAQIDTAMTSDLPDEARAGLASAQGILAETLDNVRRFCRDLRPSLIDDLGLVDAVDWLVSDLQSRVGTTIALDVHEPRSRLSSRDELLVFRIVQEALHNVERHARATRVQVALHFLGDRLVAEVADNGRGSISIGQPDTRPDHGLGLRGMYERTKLLRGALLIESRPGEGTTVRLSVPVARQ, from the coding sequence ATGGCTCGTAGCGCCCGGGCCGAGCTGCGGAGCCGGCGACCTCCAGCGGTTGTGGGCCTGCTCGGGCGGGTGCGGATCCCCGTACGAGATCGCCGATTCTGGCTGATCCAGGTGCTCGTGCTGAGCATCGTCGCGACCCATCTCCTGCTGGAACGTGAGCCGCACCTGGCAGCGGAGTCCCAGTTCTACCTGCTGTCGGTCTCGATCCTCCTGGCGCCAGTGGTGTACGCCGGCATGAGGTTCGGGGTCAGAGGAGCCCTCCCGACCACGATCTGGGCACTGATGCTGTCCGCGCCGGAGATCTACGGGCACCGCACCGAGACGCGAGTCGGGATCTTGGTCCAGTTCGCGATCGTCTTCATGATCGCGTTCATCGTCGGTCTGCGCACGGATCGGGAACGGGCTGCGGCCGGGGCGACGGAACGGGCCAATGCGCGGCTGTCCCGAATCAACGCGACCGCGTCGGCGGTGACGCACTCGCTCGACCTCGACCGGGTCCTGAACGAGACGTTGCGGGCCAAGCTTGATCGCTCGACGCGTCAGGTCACGTGGATCCGGCTGCTGCCGGGCCGGGACTCACCGGAGGTCACGGTCATCGCGGCCAGCCAGGTCGCGGTGCCCAGCGAGCTCGAGCCGGTCCAGAGCGCACTGACGTCGGCCGCGTGCGTCAGCGGGCAGGTGGAGCGGGTGTCCGTCCCGGGTCTCGCCGCCAGAAGTGCTGCCGCCCCGCTGATCTCCGACGGGACCGTCGTCGGAGCCCTGGGAGTGACGTACCTGAACGAGCCGATCCCGCCGGACGAGTACCGCGTGCTCGAGGCGGTCGCCACTCAGCTGGGCACGGCGCTCAGCAACATCCGTCACCACGCGAGCACCCGCGAGGCGCTCGTCGCCTTGTCGATCGCCAACGAGGACCTCGAGACCTACATCGAGCTGGCCACCGAGGCGCAGGAAGAAGAGCGGAAGCGGCTCTCACGCGAGCTCCATGACGACACGATGCAGTCCCTCGTCCTCACGCTCGCGCAGATCGACACGGCCATGACATCCGACCTGCCCGACGAGGCGCGGGCCGGCCTTGCATCTGCGCAGGGCATCCTCGCCGAGACGCTGGACAACGTCCGTCGGTTCTGCCGGGACCTGCGCCCCTCCCTGATCGACGACCTCGGTCTGGTCGATGCCGTCGACTGGCTCGTGAGCGATCTCCAGTCACGGGTGGGCACGACCATCGCGCTCGATGTCCACGAGCCCCGGAGCCGCCTCAGCAGCCGGGACGAGCTCCTGGTCTTCCGCATCGTGCAGGAGGCGCTGCACAACGTGGAGCGCCACGCCCGCGCGACCCGGGTTCAGGTCGCTCTCCACTTCCTCGGCGACCGGCTCGTCGCCGAGGTTGCGGACAATGGTCGGGGTTCGATCTCGATCGGTCAGCCCGACACGAGGCCGGACCACGGACTCGGGCTTCGTGGCATGTACGAGCGGACCAAGCTGCTCCGGGGAGCGCTGCTGATCGAGAGCCGGCCTGGTGAAGGAACCACGGTGCGGCTGTCGGTCCCCGTCGCGCGCCAGTAG
- a CDS encoding Cof-type HAD-IIB family hydrolase: MSTSPPDPVELPTFAQVPDIRLIAVDMDGTLLDPGHRIDAALWPLLDELERRGVAFCPASGRQYATLARQFGAVAERFVFIAENGAYVVRRGVELSSDVVERDVVVRIVEAVRTLGASGADVGAVVCGKRSAYVERRDDAFLAQCDRYYALLEHVDDLTTVQDEVIKVAVYDFGSAQETTVPGLEEFSHTHQVVVSGEHWVDVMNPSAHKGAALARIQAALGITSAQTMVFGDYHNDIEMLAEADWSFAMANAHPDVRAAARYLAPGNDENGVVRTIAAVLGIPMGEPA, translated from the coding sequence GTGTCGACCTCCCCACCTGACCCCGTCGAGCTGCCGACGTTCGCGCAGGTCCCGGACATCCGGCTGATCGCCGTCGACATGGACGGCACGCTGCTCGACCCGGGGCACCGGATCGACGCGGCGCTGTGGCCGCTGCTGGACGAGCTCGAGCGGCGCGGTGTGGCGTTCTGCCCCGCGAGCGGACGCCAGTACGCGACCCTCGCGCGGCAGTTCGGGGCGGTCGCCGAGCGGTTCGTGTTCATCGCGGAGAACGGTGCGTACGTCGTGCGCCGCGGGGTCGAGCTGAGCTCGGACGTCGTCGAGCGGGACGTCGTCGTGCGCATCGTCGAGGCGGTGCGCACGCTCGGCGCCTCGGGGGCCGACGTCGGCGCCGTCGTGTGCGGCAAGCGCTCGGCCTACGTGGAGCGCCGGGACGACGCGTTCCTGGCCCAGTGCGACCGGTACTACGCGCTGCTCGAGCACGTCGACGACCTGACGACGGTGCAGGACGAGGTGATCAAGGTCGCCGTGTACGACTTCGGGTCCGCGCAGGAGACGACGGTCCCGGGCCTCGAGGAGTTCTCGCACACGCACCAGGTCGTCGTGTCGGGCGAGCACTGGGTCGACGTCATGAACCCCTCGGCGCACAAGGGTGCGGCGCTCGCCCGGATCCAGGCCGCGCTCGGCATCACGAGCGCCCAGACGATGGTGTTCGGGGACTACCACAACGACATCGAGATGCTCGCCGAGGCCGACTGGTCGTTCGCGATGGCGAACGCGCACCCGGACGTCCGGGCGGCCGCCCGCTACCTCGCGCCGGGCAACGACGAGAACGGTGTCGTCCGGACGATCGCCGCGGTGCTGGGGATCCCGATGGGGGAGCCGGCGTAG
- a CDS encoding aspartate aminotransferase family protein, which translates to MDTNSFRSEAAAALPPATHELIARRERVLGPSYRLFYRHPVHLVRGQGAHLYDAEGDEYLDVYNNVASVGHCHPRVVGAVQAQAAALNTHTRYLHDAVVSYAEDLLSTLPAEIDRVMFMCTGSEANDLAVRVAQAHTGGTGVIVSAEAYHGNSMLTSQLSPALGTAQDLGLAVRTVPAPDAYRVGAPDLGLWFAAQVARQIADLERHGIRLAALLVDSIFSSDGVHPDPAGYLAPAVDVVHRAGGVLIADEVQPGFARTGQEFWGFARHGVVPDLVTMGKPMGNGIPVSAMAARSDVLAAFGETIPYFNTFGGNPVSIAAAQAVLDVIRDEDLQLHSDRVGARLLAELTGLAADHEVVGDVRGAGLYLGLEVVDPSSGRPDSGVALEVTEGLRQRRILTSVCGAGGNVLKLRPPLVFSDTDADRLVTGLDDVLRTLRP; encoded by the coding sequence ATGGACACGAACAGCTTCCGGTCGGAGGCCGCGGCTGCCCTGCCGCCGGCGACGCACGAGCTGATCGCGCGGCGTGAGCGCGTCCTCGGTCCGTCCTACCGGCTCTTCTACCGCCATCCCGTGCACCTCGTGCGCGGTCAGGGCGCCCACCTGTACGACGCCGAGGGCGACGAGTACCTGGACGTCTACAACAACGTGGCCTCGGTCGGCCACTGCCACCCGCGCGTGGTCGGTGCGGTCCAGGCTCAGGCCGCCGCGCTCAACACGCACACCCGCTACCTGCACGACGCCGTCGTGTCCTACGCCGAGGACCTGCTCTCCACGCTGCCGGCGGAGATCGACCGGGTCATGTTCATGTGCACCGGCTCGGAGGCCAACGACCTCGCCGTGCGGGTCGCCCAGGCCCACACCGGCGGGACGGGGGTGATCGTCAGCGCCGAGGCCTATCACGGCAACTCGATGCTGACCTCGCAGCTGTCGCCCGCACTGGGCACCGCGCAGGACCTGGGCCTGGCCGTCCGGACGGTGCCCGCACCTGACGCCTACCGGGTCGGCGCCCCGGACCTCGGGCTGTGGTTCGCCGCGCAGGTCGCCCGGCAGATCGCCGACCTGGAACGGCACGGCATCCGCCTCGCGGCTCTGCTCGTCGACTCGATCTTCTCCTCCGACGGCGTGCACCCCGACCCGGCCGGCTACCTGGCGCCGGCGGTCGACGTCGTGCACCGTGCCGGTGGCGTGCTCATCGCCGACGAGGTGCAGCCCGGGTTCGCTCGTACCGGTCAGGAGTTCTGGGGCTTCGCACGGCACGGGGTCGTGCCGGACCTGGTCACGATGGGCAAGCCGATGGGCAACGGCATCCCGGTCTCGGCGATGGCGGCGCGCAGCGACGTGCTCGCCGCGTTCGGCGAGACGATCCCGTACTTCAACACCTTCGGCGGCAACCCGGTGTCCATCGCCGCTGCCCAGGCGGTGCTCGACGTGATCCGCGACGAGGACCTCCAGCTGCACAGCGACCGGGTGGGCGCGCGGCTGCTCGCCGAGCTGACCGGGCTCGCCGCCGACCACGAGGTGGTCGGGGACGTGCGCGGCGCCGGTCTGTACCTGGGGCTCGAGGTCGTCGACCCGTCCTCCGGCCGACCGGACAGCGGGGTCGCGCTCGAGGTGACCGAGGGGCTGCGGCAGCGGCGCATCCTGACGTCGGTGTGCGGCGCGGGCGGCAACGTGCTCAAGCTGCGACCCCCGCTCGTCTTCTCGGACACCGACGCCGACCGTCTGGTGACCGGGCTCGACGACGTGCTGCGGACGTTGCGGCCATGA
- a CDS encoding type II toxin-antitoxin system VapC family toxin, giving the protein MKYLLDTNALVDVLRAPGSAVEARLRECDPQDVGLSAVVLHELYYGAHRSHRAEHNAALIDEIALPVVDLTREDARGAGRIRAHLAREGRPIGPFDVLIAGQAVARGLVLVTHKTAEFSRVPGLTLADWTR; this is encoded by the coding sequence ATGAAGTATCTGCTGGACACCAACGCGCTGGTCGACGTCCTCCGGGCTCCCGGCTCAGCTGTCGAGGCCCGGCTCCGGGAGTGCGACCCGCAGGACGTCGGTCTCTCGGCCGTTGTGCTCCACGAGCTCTACTACGGTGCCCACCGCAGCCACCGGGCGGAGCACAACGCCGCCCTGATCGACGAGATCGCCCTGCCCGTGGTCGACCTGACCCGCGAGGACGCCCGTGGGGCCGGCCGCATCCGCGCGCACCTCGCCCGCGAGGGCCGGCCGATCGGACCGTTCGACGTCCTGATCGCCGGCCAGGCCGTCGCGCGGGGCCTCGTCCTCGTCACGCACAAGACCGCCGAGTTCTCGCGAGTCCCGGGCCTGACCCTGGCGGACTGGACACGCTGA
- a CDS encoding response regulator transcription factor, which yields MITVVVREDQIAVLVVDDHPLFRAGICDRIQSVDDFIVVVGEAGSGQEACEKIDASQPAVVLMDIAMPGMNGIEATRIIAGSWPEVAVIILSVYDDDQYVQAAVKAGARGYLLKTVEAAELRASIGRVARGGSALSPSVMRTVLGHMSGSRQQAVTLTEREREVLELVAQGAANKAIAKQLLLSTRTVEAHMRNIFDKLDVTSRTEAVTLALRTHSIRLPDGS from the coding sequence GTGATCACAGTCGTGGTGCGCGAAGACCAGATTGCGGTGCTCGTGGTCGACGACCATCCGCTGTTCAGGGCTGGGATCTGCGACCGGATCCAGTCCGTCGACGACTTCATCGTCGTGGTCGGCGAGGCCGGCAGCGGGCAGGAGGCGTGCGAGAAGATCGATGCGTCGCAACCAGCGGTCGTGCTCATGGACATCGCCATGCCCGGCATGAACGGGATCGAGGCGACCCGGATCATCGCCGGATCATGGCCGGAGGTCGCCGTGATCATCTTGTCTGTCTACGACGATGACCAGTACGTGCAGGCCGCCGTGAAGGCAGGCGCCCGCGGCTACCTCCTCAAGACGGTCGAAGCTGCCGAGCTGCGGGCGTCGATCGGACGCGTGGCCCGGGGCGGGTCTGCCCTGTCGCCCTCCGTCATGCGGACGGTGCTCGGGCACATGTCCGGAAGCCGGCAGCAGGCGGTGACCCTGACCGAGCGCGAACGTGAGGTGCTGGAGCTCGTTGCGCAAGGTGCCGCCAACAAGGCCATCGCCAAGCAGCTCCTGCTCAGCACCCGCACGGTCGAAGCGCACATGCGCAACATCTTCGACAAGCTGGACGTCACGTCCAGGACCGAAGCCGTGACACTCGCCCTTCGGACGCACTCGATCCGACTCCCCGATGGCTCGTAG